A portion of the Malania oleifera isolate guangnan ecotype guangnan chromosome 3, ASM2987363v1, whole genome shotgun sequence genome contains these proteins:
- the LOC131152410 gene encoding histone H1-like codes for MASAQNTALAAEVTAAKPKASKAKKASTGTKKPKVSPSHPPYVEMIKEAILSLKERTGSSQYAIAKFIEGKQKSHLPTNFKKLLLVQLRKLVAGGKLVKVKNSFKVPAVAKSASAGAKKAVPAKKKVAAKPAGAAAKAKAKAKTKTVSKPKAAAKPKAKGRPAKAPTVKKSPVVSKVKKAPAKTAKKPKSIKTPVKKASAKRTKRM; via the exons ATGGCGTCGGCCCAGAACACTGCTCTCGCTGCTGAGGTTACGGCGGCAAAGCCGAAAGCTTCGAAGGCAAAGAAAGCATCAACTGGTACTAAGAAGCCTAAGGTTTCTCCATCTCATCCTCCATACGTTGAG ATGATCAAGGAGGCGATCCTTTCGCTGAAAGAAAGGACTGGTTCGAGCCAGTACGCGATCGCGAAGTTCATCGAAGGGAAGCAGAAGTCTCACCTTCCTACGAACTTCAAGAAACTCCTGCTCGTTCAATTGAGGAAGCTCGTCGCTGGCGGTAAGCTTGTGAAGGTGAAGAACTCGTTTAAGGTCCCTGCGGTGGCCAAATCTGCTTCTGCTGGCGCCAAAAAGGCTGTGCCTGCGAAGAAGAAAGTCGCTGCGAAGCCGGCAGGAGCTGCGGCGAAGGCCAAAGCAAAAGCGAAGACGAAGACCGTGTCCAAGCCGAAGGCGGCAGCGAAGCCAAAGGCGAAGGGGAGGCCTGCGAAGGCGCCGACGGTGAAAAAGTCGCCGGTTGTTTCGAAGGTGAAGAAGGCTCCTGCGAAGACTGCGAAGAAGCCAAAGAGCATCAAGACGCCGGTGAAGAAGGCTTCAGCGAAGAGGACTAAGAGGATGTGA